TATCGAAAAAGAGGAGTTCATATCCCTTGTAGGGCCATCAGGATGCGGAAAGACGACGCTTCTCAGGATAATTGCCGGACTTGAAGAACCTACTTCAGGGGAGATCCTCCTTGAGGGCAATGAGATAAGGGGGCCCGACCCTGAAAGGGGAATGGTCTTTCAGGAGTATTCTCTCTTCCCGTGGCTGAACATAATTGACAATATCGCATTCGGCCTGGAGATGAAAGGTATCGGAAAAGAAGAGAGAAGAAAGGCTGCCGCTGAATATATTGACATTGTAAATCTTAAGGGATTTGAGAACTCCTACCCGCATGAACTGTCAGGAGGCATGAGGCAGAGAGTTGCCATTGCAAGGGCACTTGCAAACGCGCCAAAACTTCTCCTGATGGATGAACCCTTCGGCGCCCTTGATGCACAGACGAGGAACAGGATGCAGAATGAACTTCTGGACATACATGAAAAGAC
The sequence above is a segment of the Methanoplanus limicola DSM 2279 genome. Coding sequences within it:
- a CDS encoding ABC transporter ATP-binding protein, giving the protein MAFLSVKDLNKKFSKEGAKPLTALDSINLDIEKEEFISLVGPSGCGKTTLLRIIAGLEEPTSGEILLEGNEIRGPDPERGMVFQEYSLFPWLNIIDNIAFGLEMKGIGKEERRKAAAEYIDIVNLKGFENSYPHELSGGMRQRVAIARALANAPKLLLMDEPFGALDAQTRNRMQNELLDIHEKTRKTVIFVTHSVDEAVYLSDRVVVLSTRPGRIREIIEIDLPEGKKRERTDPEFIRLRKYILSLISDNPQDQ